The sequence GAAGGCCTCCTCCAGGCAGTCGCCCACATCGTAGCGATTGCGCAGCGCCGGAATGCCGCCGTTGATGGCGCAGGCGCCGATGGCCACCAGAATCCTGCAGCTTCGGCGGAACTCCCGCAGTACCTCGACGTTCTCGGCGTTGCACACCCCACCCTCGACGATGCCGATGTCGCAGCCCTGGCAGTGCTTGATGTCGCTCAGGGGGGAGCGGTCGAAGTCGGCGATCTCAGCCAGCGCCAGCAGGCGCTCGTCGATGTCCATGAAGGACATGTGACAGCCGAAACAGCCGGCCAGGGAGGTGGTGGCGATGCGGATTTTCTTGCTCACGGGACAGCCTCCTCACGCCTGCGCCGGAACCATTCGATGCCTTCGGTTTCGATCTGATTCCGCAGGGACAAGTTGTCGATTGCGTCAGCCAGGATCAGATCGATCCGTTGGGGGATGTCGGTCTCTTCCAGTTCGGCCTGAAAACGGGCCAGATCGGCCAAAGTCAGGTCTTTGCCGTATAGCGCCAGATCGACGTCCGATGCCGGCCTCGCCTCCCCCCGGGCTCGGGAACCGAACAGCACCACCCGCTCCACCTTGGGATTGGCCGTCAGGATCTCGATGATCCGGCGGCGGTATTCGGGTTTCAATTCGCCGTTCATCGCGTTTGCAGACGTCTCAACAAGCGTTCCAACACCGGAAAATAACGCCGTTTGATGGATTCAACCGCTGTTTCGGCCAATTCTTCCCGGTAGGTGTGGGCCAGCAGATTTCGTTGTCTCAACGCTTCCAAAAGCAATTGTGCATCTTCCTCTGGCAACAATCCCGCTTCGAAGCTCTGACGGATTGCTTCACGGGGGGTCGCCACCTGAAAGCCCTCCTCGGCGAGCCAATCCTTCAACGTCTTCCAGGCCAGCTCCAAGGAAAATTCGAACATCTGAATCAGCCCGGCCCGTTCCAGTTCGCTGTATCGTTCCCGCTGGCACGCCGACCGCAATTGCGCCATGGCACGGGTAAAATTCTCCAGCCGTTGCCGCCAGCGTCCCTCAGTCACGGTGCTTCCCCACCAACGGCGCCTCTTCCTCCAGACTGACCTCGGCGATGGTGCGGTGGTCGTACTTGCGCTGGCCGATGGGAATGCGGAAGGCGGTCTCGCGGATGAGAATCGCCCCCACCGGACAGATGTTCGCGGCCAGGTCGTCCGCCTCCAGGTCGCTGTCTCCCAGTTTGCCCGTGGGGGAATTGACCACCAGCCGGGTGTGGACCCCGCGCCCGGCCAGCTCGAACACGTTCTTACCCTCGGCCCGACTGGCGCGGACGCACAGTTCGCAGAAGATGCAGCGGTCCCGGTCCAGGAGCACCTGCGGATGGGAGGCGTCGATCTCCCGCAAGGGATAGAAATGAGGATAATGGCTGTCGGTCATGCCGACATAGTAGCCCATGGCTTGGAGTTCGCACTGACCGCTCTTCTCGCACGAGGGACAGACGTGGTTGCCCTCCACGAACAGCATCTGGGTCAGACGCCGCCGCAACTGGCGCAGCTCGTCGGCATCGGACACCACCTCCTGGCCTTCGGCCGCCGGGAAGGTGCAGGCCGAGCACAGGCGGCCGTTGACCTTGACCGTGCATAGCTTGCAGCTGCCATGGGGTTCGAAACGCGGATGCCAGCACAGGTGGGGGATGTAGATCCCTGCGGCCATGGCCGCTTCGATGAGGGTCTGGCCAGGCTCGAAGGGGATTTCCCGGCCGTCCAGGGTGAACGTCGCCATAGGTTTACTCCTGACTCAGGTGATCGCCGAACCGTCCGGTCAGTTGCCGGGCGGCTTCCAGCGCGGCGTCGAGATCGAAACCCGGTGAGAATTCCAGGTCCCTCAGAACCTTCCGGTAGCGCTCGGGGCAGCGGGCCAGGGTGGTCTGGACCGGGTTGGCGGCGGTGTGGCCGAGGCCGCAATGGCTGGCGGCGAGAATCGCACGCAGCTGTTCCAGCTCCTGGATGTCGCCGGCGGTGGCCCAGCCGCGCCGGACCTTTTCCAGCAGCCGCAGTTGCAACTGGGTTCCCACCCGGCAGGGAGTGCAGAAACCGCAGGATTCGTGGGCGAAAAAGCGGGCGAAGCGGTGGACGATGTCGATCAGATCACGGCCGGTCCCGAACACCATGAAGGAACCGCCGGTGCCCAGATCCTCGTAGGCGATCCTGCGACCATATTCCGGCGGATGGACGAAGGTTCCCGAAGGGCCGCCCACCTGCACTCCCAGGGTGTCGCCGGCGCCGCACAGATCCAGCACCTCGGCCACGGTGATGCCCAAAGGCACCTCGTAGATGCCGGGCCGGTCACAATCGCCGCTGACCGACAATACCTTGGTGCCCTTCGACTTCTCCGTCCCCACCTCGGCGAACCAGGCTCCGCCGCGGGCGGCGACGAGAGCCGCAGCGGCGAAGCTCTCGACGTTGTTGACCACCGTCGGCTGCCCCCACAGGCCGCAGGTGACCGGATAGGGCGGCCGATTGCGGGGGTGGGGCCGCACCCCCTCGATGGAATTGAGCAGGGCCGACTCCTCGCCGCAGATGTAAGCCCCGGCGCCGACCACGATGTCGATGTCGAAGTGGAAATCCGCCAGGGCGCAGATGTTGCGGCCCACCAGCCCCTCGCGGCGGCGCCGGCGCAGGGCTTCCTCCAGCTGCGGCAGCAGCCATTGGTACTCGCCGCGCAGATACAGAAACCCCTGGCGGGCGCCGGTGACCAAGGCCGCCAGGGTCATGCCCTCGAACAGCTGATCGGCGTGGTGGCGCAGCAGCTCGCGGTCCTTGAAGGTGCCGGGCTCGCCCTCGTCGGCGTTGCAGACCACGTAATGCGCCCCCGGTGTCTGGCGGCAGTACTTCCATTTCAGGGCGGTGGGAAAGCCGGCCCCGCCCCGGCCCCGCAGCCCGGAAGCCTGTAGCTCGTCCAGCAACCACTCCGCCCCGCGGCGCAAAGCGGCGCGCAACCCGGCCCCCGACTGCCAGGCGCTGCCGAGCACCTTGTCCGGCTGGCGGAAGTTGGCCGCCACCTCGAACCACTCCGGCGGCCATTCCGCCACCGGCACCGCGGCTTCGATGCGTTCGGCGATGGCGTCGATCCGCGCCGGGGTCAGCCGGCCCAGGGGCAGGCCGTTGACCAGCAGCGCCGGTCCCTGGTCGCACAGCCCGGTGCAGGCGGTGGTGTCGACGCTGACCCGGCCGTCGGCGCGGCACTGACCGGGACCCACCCCCAGGCGCCCGCAGAGCCGCTGCATCAGTGCCTCGAAACCCTGGAAGGCGTCGATGACGCAGTCGCTGAAATAGATTTCGTAGTCGCCCCGGGGCCGGGTGTGAAGGAAGTGGTAGAACTCGATCACCCCTTCCACCTGCGCCAGGGGCAGTCCGAAGGCTTCGGCCACCACCTGCTGGGCCGGACGGGGCACGTGATGACAGACCTGCTGGATCCGCCGCAGCACCACCAGTAGCCGCTGCGGGCGGGTGCCGTAGTCGGCAACGGCCTGTCTCGCGGTTTCGACCGGATCGTCCATAACGCCTCCTTCAGCAAATTCGCGGCAGCAGATCGCCTTCGGGCTGGTCGAGCAGACGCTGCCCCCCGAAAGCGGTGTGCAGGACCACCTGGGCCGGTGGCTCGACCACCTCGCCGACGAGAGCCGCTTCCCGGCCGTCCGCATGGCCGCGCAGCACCTCCAGGGCGGTTGCCGCCGCCTCGGCCGGCACCGCCGCCACCAGCCGCCCCTCGCAAGCCAGGTAGAGCGGATCGAACCCCAGCAATTCGCACAGGCCCCGCACCGCCTCGCGTACCGGTACGGCCGTCTCTTCCACGGCGATACCGAACCCGCAGGCGCGGCTCCATTCGTTCACCACCGCCGCCAGACCGCCCCGGGTGGGATCGCGCAAGGCGTGCACCGGCACCGCCGCCAGCAGGGACCGGACCAGATCGGTCAGGGGCCGGCAGTCGCTGACGATGCCGTGGGACAGGCCCAATTCCCCACGGGCGTCGAGCACCGCCGCCCCGTGATCCCCCACCGGCCCGCTGACCAGGATCCGATCGCCGGGGCGCAGGCGCTCGGCCCCCAGCGCGATTCCCGCCGGAATCCGCCCCACCCCGCTGGTGGTGATGAACACCCCGTCCGCAGCCCTACGGGGCACCACCTTGGTGTCACCGGTGACGATCCGCACCCCGGCCTCGTCGGCGGCGCGTTTTATGGATTCGACGATGCGGCGCAGCTCGGCCAGCGCCAGCCCCTCCTCCAGGATGAAGGCGGTGCTGAGGCATTCGGGCACCGCGCCCGCCACCGCCAGGTCGTTCACCGTACCGCACACCGCCAGCCGGCCGATGTCGCCACCGGGAAAGAAAGGCGGATCGACCACGAAGGCGTCGGTGGTCAGGGCGATGCGGCCGGTGCCGGACTCCAGCCGGGCGGCGTCCTCTAGCCGCGCCAACTCGGGATCGGCGAAGGTCTTCAGAAACAGGTCGCGGATCAACCGTTCCATCGCCAGACCGCCGCTGCCGTGGGCCAGGGTGAGGCACGCCCCGCTCATGCCGCCCGCCTGCGGTAACGGTACCAGGCGGCGCAGGCCCCTTCGGAGGACACCATCAGCGCCCCCAGCGGGCTTTCCGGCCGGCAGCGGTTGCCGAAATGGGGGCACTGGCCGGGGCGTAGCCGGCCCTTGAGAACCTCCCCGCAGGGCAGCGTCTCCGCCTCGCTGGCGCCCTCGCCCGCCAGGCCGAAACGACGTTCGGCGTCGAAGGCGGCGTAGGCCGGACGCAGCCGCAGGGACGAGTCCGGGATCGCCCCCAGGCCGCGCCAGGCCGCCTGCGGCGCCGGCTCGAACACTTGTTCGATGGCCTCCAAGGCCGCCGGATTGCCCGCCGCGGTCACCGCCCGGCGGTACTGGTTTTCCAGTTCGCACCGTCCTTCGAGCCGTTGCTGTAGCAGCAGCGCCAAGGACTGGAGCAGGTCCAGTGGCTCGAAACCGGAGACGACGATGGGGAGCCGGTACTCGCCGGCGACGAAGGCGAACGCCCCGGCGCCCACCACCGTGCACACGTGACCGGGGGCGACGATGCCGTCCAGGTGCAGATCGGGATCGTCGAGCAGGGTGCGCAGAACCTGAGGCGAGGTGATGTGCTGGCACAGGACCGAGAAGTTGGCGACTCCCTCGGCGGCGGCCTGCAGCACGGTGAAGGCGGTGGCCGGGGCGGTGGTCTCGAAACCGACGGCGAAG comes from Methylomarinovum tepidoasis and encodes:
- a CDS encoding NADP oxidoreductase, translating into MSKKIRIATTSLAGCFGCHMSFMDIDERLLALAEIADFDRSPLSDIKHCQGCDIGIVEGGVCNAENVEVLREFRRSCRILVAIGACAINGGIPALRNRYDVGDCLEEAFLTGIGVTDPKVPGDPELPLLLDKVHPIHEVVKVDYSIPGCPPSADTIWAVLTALMEGNEPQLPCELIRYD
- a CDS encoding nucleotidyltransferase family protein; protein product: MNGELKPEYRRRIIEILTANPKVERVVLFGSRARGEARPASDVDLALYGKDLTLADLARFQAELEETDIPQRIDLILADAIDNLSLRNQIETEGIEWFRRRREEAVP
- a CDS encoding nucleotidyltransferase substrate binding protein, coding for MTEGRWRQRLENFTRAMAQLRSACQRERYSELERAGLIQMFEFSLELAWKTLKDWLAEEGFQVATPREAIRQSFEAGLLPEEDAQLLLEALRQRNLLAHTYREELAETAVESIKRRYFPVLERLLRRLQTR
- a CDS encoding 2Fe-2S iron-sulfur cluster-binding protein, with amino-acid sequence MATFTLDGREIPFEPGQTLIEAAMAAGIYIPHLCWHPRFEPHGSCKLCTVKVNGRLCSACTFPAAEGQEVVSDADELRQLRRRLTQMLFVEGNHVCPSCEKSGQCELQAMGYYVGMTDSHYPHFYPLREIDASHPQVLLDRDRCIFCELCVRASRAEGKNVFELAGRGVHTRLVVNSPTGKLGDSDLEADDLAANICPVGAILIRETAFRIPIGQRKYDHRTIAEVSLEEEAPLVGKHRD
- a CDS encoding NAD(P)H-dependent oxidoreductase subunit E, with translation MDDPVETARQAVADYGTRPQRLLVVLRRIQQVCHHVPRPAQQVVAEAFGLPLAQVEGVIEFYHFLHTRPRGDYEIYFSDCVIDAFQGFEALMQRLCGRLGVGPGQCRADGRVSVDTTACTGLCDQGPALLVNGLPLGRLTPARIDAIAERIEAAVPVAEWPPEWFEVAANFRQPDKVLGSAWQSGAGLRAALRRGAEWLLDELQASGLRGRGGAGFPTALKWKYCRQTPGAHYVVCNADEGEPGTFKDRELLRHHADQLFEGMTLAALVTGARQGFLYLRGEYQWLLPQLEEALRRRRREGLVGRNICALADFHFDIDIVVGAGAYICGEESALLNSIEGVRPHPRNRPPYPVTCGLWGQPTVVNNVESFAAAALVAARGGAWFAEVGTEKSKGTKVLSVSGDCDRPGIYEVPLGITVAEVLDLCGAGDTLGVQVGGPSGTFVHPPEYGRRIAYEDLGTGGSFMVFGTGRDLIDIVHRFARFFAHESCGFCTPCRVGTQLQLRLLEKVRRGWATAGDIQELEQLRAILAASHCGLGHTAANPVQTTLARCPERYRKVLRDLEFSPGFDLDAALEAARQLTGRFGDHLSQE
- the hypE gene encoding hydrogenase expression/formation protein HypE, producing MSGACLTLAHGSGGLAMERLIRDLFLKTFADPELARLEDAARLESGTGRIALTTDAFVVDPPFFPGGDIGRLAVCGTVNDLAVAGAVPECLSTAFILEEGLALAELRRIVESIKRAADEAGVRIVTGDTKVVPRRAADGVFITTSGVGRIPAGIALGAERLRPGDRILVSGPVGDHGAAVLDARGELGLSHGIVSDCRPLTDLVRSLLAAVPVHALRDPTRGGLAAVVNEWSRACGFGIAVEETAVPVREAVRGLCELLGFDPLYLACEGRLVAAVPAEAAATALEVLRGHADGREAALVGEVVEPPAQVVLHTAFGGQRLLDQPEGDLLPRIC
- the hypD gene encoding hydrogenase formation protein HypD, with protein sequence MRHLDEYRDPVAVRRVTARIRESLARLAPARPLQIMEFCGGHTHAIYRYGLHDLLPDTLEWVHGPGCPVCVLPRERIDAAVELARRPEVILTTFGDVLRVPGTAASLQSVRGQGADVRVVYSPLDALALARREPRRQVVFFAVGFETTAPATAFTVLQAAAEGVANFSVLCQHITSPQVLRTLLDDPDLHLDGIVAPGHVCTVVGAGAFAFVAGEYRLPIVVSGFEPLDLLQSLALLLQQRLEGRCELENQYRRAVTAAGNPAALEAIEQVFEPAPQAAWRGLGAIPDSSLRLRPAYAAFDAERRFGLAGEGASEAETLPCGEVLKGRLRPGQCPHFGNRCRPESPLGALMVSSEGACAAWYRYRRRAA